CATCTCTTTTATTTTATTTAAAGTAAAATTTTTTAATTTTTCTAATTTTTCTCTTCTTTCTTGAAAATTTTTCATATTTTTTAAAATAAATAAATTCCATAAATTATTTACAGGAGGTAAAGCTGTAGTATAAATAAGTTCTCTTCCAAAATTTATCAAATAATCTCTATGAATATCTGAGCAAATTGTATATGAACCTATTGAACCTCCTCCTTTTCCTAAAGGAATTGTTATAAAGTCAATATCTTCTATTAAATTTTCTTCATAAGCTATTCCATAACCAAAAACACCATAAGAATGAGCTTCATCAACCATCAAATCAAATTTATATTTTTTCTTTAAATTTACAATTTCTTTTATAGGTGCAATATCTCCATCCATACTATAAACAGTTTCTGTTACAACTAAAATGTCTGAATAATCTTTATGATATTTTTCTAATATACTTTCTAAATGATTTATATCTAAATGTTTATACCTTATTATTTTACTGCCACTAGCTAAAATTCCATCATATATACTAGCATGATTTAATCTATCTGTTATTATTAAAGAATCTTTATTATAAAATGTTTCTATTATTGTTTTATTAGCTGAAAAACCACTATTCATAACAAGAGATTTTTTTCCATAAATTTTATTTAATTCCTCTTCTAACTCCCTAACTATTTTATAATTTCCTGTTATAAGTCTTGAGGAACTAGAAGAAAAACTTATTTTATCTCCAAATTCCTCTAAAAATTTATCTTTTAAATTTTTATCTTGACCAATTCCTAAATAATCATTTGAAGATAAATTTAAATTATTCTTGTCAATAATTTTTAAACTTCTAAAATTTTTTTCCTCTTTACTTTTTCTTAATCTCTCTTCTATTTTATTTATTTCCATTTTCATCACTATTTCTTAAGCTTAGATATTCTTCAATAGATTTTTTACAAATTTCTAACATTTTATCTATTTCTTCATAAGTTATTATATATGGAGGCATAAAATACATAGTATCCCCTAATGGTCTTAAGATAGCTCCATTTTTCAAAGCTATTTTATATATTTCATATCCTACTCTCTCTTTAGATGCATATCTTTCCTTTGTATTTTTATCTTTTACAATTTCTAAAGCTCCCATAAGTCCAATTTGTCTTATTTCTCCAATATAATCTTTATCTTTAAAAATTTCTAAAGCTTTTTTCTTTAAATAATCACCTTTAGCATTTATTTTTTCTAAAAGATTTTCTTCTCTAAAAATTTTTAAAACTTCCAAAGCTATTCTACAGCCAATTGGATTTCCAGAAAAACTATGAGAATGTAAAAAAGATTTTCCCTCTAAATATTCAGAATAAAAAGATTGAAAAATTTCTTCAGTCATTAAAACTATAGACATTGGATAAT
This genomic interval from Fusobacterium perfoetens ATCC 29250 contains the following:
- a CDS encoding aminotransferase class I/II-fold pyridoxal phosphate-dependent enzyme; this encodes MEINKIEERLRKSKEEKNFRSLKIIDKNNLNLSSNDYLGIGQDKNLKDKFLEEFGDKISFSSSSSRLITGNYKIVRELEEELNKIYGKKSLVMNSGFSANKTIIETFYNKDSLIITDRLNHASIYDGILASGSKIIRYKHLDINHLESILEKYHKDYSDILVVTETVYSMDGDIAPIKEIVNLKKKYKFDLMVDEAHSYGVFGYGIAYEENLIEDIDFITIPLGKGGGSIGSYTICSDIHRDYLINFGRELIYTTALPPVNNLWNLFILKNMKNFQERREKLEKLKNFTLNKIKEMNLKTTSTSHIISLIIGDNEKADIVCKNLREKGYVVYPIKSPTVLKGSERIRLGLNPNISKNEIEIFLEEFKNECNNLF